The window TCAACGAGGTCCGGGACAGAATTCTCGAGACCGCATCGGAACTCTTCTACCGGCGCGGCGTCCGCGCCGTTGGCGTCGATCTGGTGGTGGAAAGATCCGGCGTCGCCAAAACCAGTCTTTACCGCCATTTCGGCACAAAGGACGATTTGATCGCGGCCTTTCTCAAGCGCGAGGACATGGACTTCTGGAGCACTTGGGACCGGGTCACCGAACAGCACTCGGATGACGCCGGGGCCGAACTCGACGCCCATTTCGAATGGATCGGCGAACGGGTCGGGCGGGACAATTACCGCGGCTGCCCGCAGATCAATACCGCTGCCGAGTTTCCGGAAGCCGGTCACCCCGCCCGCAAAGTCGCCGAAGCCCATATGCGTGAAATGCGCCGCCGCCTGACGGCCATCGCGGGGCGACTGGCGGTTGCGGCACCCGACCGGCTTGGCGGGCAACTCGCGGTGCTGATCAACGGCGCCTTTGTCAGCATGCAGGTCTTCGAACCCGGCGAGGCGACAGGTTTGCTCCGCGATGCGGCGCACGCGCTGATCGCCGCCAGCCGCAATTGATTCACTGGAAGCAGATTTGCCAGAGTGGGAAATGGGTCAATAGGAACTGGCCACGCATCTGGATTAAGAGTTCCCGACATTCGTCGACCTGCGGCTCAGCCAAAATTTGTACGGCAACATCGCCTGTCGGCACTTTTGCGAGGCACAAGGCTTTCGCAACAACAGGCCGCCGGTTCGGATCCCTTCAAGGCAAGGGAACGATGCAGATACGATTTCGTCCGCGCATCAATTTCCTTGAAACCTGGCGTCAGGGCGCATATGTTGATATCAATGTCATCGTTTTTGCTAGATTGATATCAATGCCGGCGGTCACCATTCGCAATCTCTCTGATGAAACACATCGCGCCCTGCGGGTGCGAGCGGCTCATCATGGCCGAAGCACAGAGGCCGAAATCCGTGACATTATCGAGGCCGCCGTTCGCCCATCTGAACGCGTGAAGCTCGGCTCTTTACTCGCGACCATTGGTCGTGATGCTGAGCTTTCCAATAGCGACGTTGAAGCCCTGCAGCAAAATCGCGATAAGGGGCCTGCTGAACCCATGACTTTCGAATGATCTTGTTGGACACCAACGTGATATCGGAGCCGTGGAAACCGGTTCCTGAGGGAGCGGTGGTCGCTTGGTTGGACGCCCAAACCCTCGAGACTCTCTTCCTTTCCGCAATAACAATTGCCGAACTTCGTTTCGGGATCGCTGCTATGCCCTCAGGCAAACGGCAAACTATCCTTCGCGATCGCCTGGAGGATGAAGTGCTTCCGCATTTTGCCAAACGCATCCTGCCTTTCGATTTTGCCGCCAGTCAATTCTACTCGGAACTGATGGCACGCGCTCGAGTAGCCGGGAAGGCGATCAGCAAGGCGGATGGATATATTGCAGCCACCGCAGCAGCGAACGGCTTTGCCGTCGCAACTCGCGACACAAGCCCTTTTGAGGCCGCTGGGTTGAAAGTGATTAACCCCTGGACTCCATAAATATCAGGTAATTTCAGGTGCCCTCGGTCGACTTCCATCAAGGCGATCAAGCGAGGCCAACGTCGTCAAAGACGCGGGCGACCTCTCTCATGAGCCGGGCTACAAGGTGCGCGTTCGCCCGAATGACCGCAACAGCAGGTTAAGAGAGACGGCAACCTTGTCGATGTCGCGGATATCCCGCGAATATTGGCCGGTGTAGAGTTTGACAATCATGTTGTCGCGCGCAGCGCCGCTGAGTTCGAAATAGAGGTGCAGGTAATAGGCTTGCTTGTCGCCGCTGCGACTGACGCTCCGTCGTCGTTGAGTGACCTGCCCGAGCTCCGTTTTGAATGGGGCGAAGCCGGGCAATTTCAGCATGACCGATTTGGATTGAAATCGCGCCATGTTGGGGACTGCAACGACCGCCTTATCAAGTGCCAGACTGACGATTTGGCCGGGGACATCGTCGACTGTAGCAGGCTCATCGAGCTTGAACGCATGAAACAGGCGCCGGGGTTTCTCAAAGCAGATGAGCGACGCGATGAGCAGGACGACGATGTTGATCCCTGACCACCAGGCCGCGACCGGCGAAAACTGGCCTTGCACATGCGACGTTTCCGGCACGACGTTGACCAGCAGACCAATGACGGTGACCGTGATCATGCTTGCGATCCAGGTGAAGCTGTAGCGATCGAACTGGTTTGCTTCGTTGCTGCTGCCCTTTGGCGTCACCCTGAACGGCTTGCCGAAGGGTCTCACCAGGCTGGAGACCACGGTCGGCAACATGCGGAATGTCGCAAAAGTCCCGACGGCACTTGATATCACAGGCAGATAGCGCGTCGGCGTGATCCACAGCATCAGCATAAAATACGCCGCCAGCAGCGGCACCTGATGCGCGACATAATCGGCTATATCGGTGAAATAGAGCGGCAGCAGTCCGAACCAGAGATAGACGATGGGGACGAGCAAGATCGTGAAGCGGACCAGATACTGCACCAGCCATGAGGCCGGCAGGAACATGATCCGTTGAAAGAGCGTCAATCCCGGGCCGCGCAGCGGACCATTGTACAGATAGAGGGTTTGAATACCCCCCTGACACCACCGTTCGCGCTGCACAAAGTAGCCGGTCAGGTTTTCGGCGGCCAGTCCCATCGATAGCCGCTCATTCAGATAGCGCGTCTTGTAGCCTTTGTTGAGCATGGAAAGAGTTGTCAGCAGGTCTTCCGTGATCGACTCGGTCGGAAATCCGCCTATTGCGTCGACGGCCTTGCGGCGGGCAATCGAGCATGACCCGCAGCAGAAGCTGACGTCCCAGGCGTCTCGGCTGGGGGCGATCTCATCGAAGAACAGGCGCTGCTCGTCCGGCCAGATATTCTCCAGGCCGAGGTTCGATTGCACCGGATCGACGTTGAAGAAATGTTGCGGCGTCTGGACGATGCCGATGCTGTCATCGCAAAAGAAGGGCAGCGTCCGGCGAAGGAAATGGCGATAGGGAACAAAATCGGCGTCGAAGATTGCAATGAACTCGCCCGAACTGACCTTCAGCCCATTGTTCATATTGCCGGCTTTGGCATGGCTGTTGTCGCCGCGCGTGACGTGGATGACGTTCTTCTCCTCGCAATAGGCCTTCAGCCAATCCCGGCGTTGATCGTCAAGCACATACACGTTCAATTTGTCGGCGGGATAATCCAGCGAGCGGGCGCCGATGATAGTTCGCTCGAGCACGTCGAGCGGCTCGTTATAGGTGGGAATGAAAACATCAACAGTCGGCAACTCACGCTGGTCCCGCGCAAAGAAAACGCGCGCCAGCCTGTCCGCTTCTGCGCTCCGGTCGACGTAGCGGCTCATCAATACCAGAAAAAGGATGACTTCGACGCAGGCCAGGACCTCGACCGCAAAGAGCATCCAGACCCAGTAGAAACTCGGACCGCCGTCGGGATAGGGAAGCACTGTCTCCGTCAGGCGCCAGTACATGTATCGCAATGCGACTGCGGCGACGAAGGCGCAGGTCACCGCCCGTGTCCAGGTGTGACGGCGCGACCAATTGAACGGCCCCAGGAAAAAGAAGGCCAGAACGGCAAAGGTCGGAATCAGCGCTACAAGATACTGAACCACAGGTTTTTGACCCAGTTGGATAGGTTGATGCCGTGTTTGGAAAACCGCACCTGCACTGTGCGTCCAACCTGGCAGGAGTTCGCAAAGTCGTCGTTCATGAAGGATGGATCGAGGCGAACCCGAATGCGGGCATTGCGTTGTGTCGACGGCGGCAAACTGGCGGCGAAGGAATCGGTCTCGATCGAAGCCGAGCTGCCTCTGACGGAGATGACCGTGCCCTTGAAGACATCGCTGCGGCCGAACAAGCGAACCTGCGCGACCAGCCCCGGATAGATCTCGTCATAATTGACCTCAGGAACAAGGATATCCACGAACAGCTCTCGACAGTCCAGAAGGCGCATCAGCTCGTCGTTCAGCACCACGTTGGAACCGTTGACGATACTCCTGGTCCAAACAACGCCGTCGAATGGCGCTCGTGCGGTTGCGGATTCAAGGCTGCTGACGCGGTCTGCCTCTTTGACCAGCTGCTTTTGAACTTCGGCGGCTCGCGTCTCATTTTCCGCTATGCGCGAGTTCAAGTCGTTGATGCGAACGATGACCTCGTCCTCGCGTTGTCGCGAATAGGGCACGTCATTCTGTCCGTCGCCGAAGACAAAGATGCCCTGGCGAACGGCATTGAGCCTTTGTTGCAATTGATCGACAGTCAGATTGCTGATTTCGACCTCGCCGCCGGTCGCAGCTCCAGCGGCACGCGCGGCCTCAACCAGCTTCTGCGTCAGAATGCCTTTTGACTCGAGCTGCATCCGGCGGCTCAGGTCAACCTGCGCGACCAGATCCTGCGCTTGCGACACTTCGACTTTCTTCCGCAGGATTTCGACTTCGCGTTCGAGATTGGCAATGGTGGTCTGCTTGTAGACTTCCAATCTGGCAGACAATTCCTCGCGAAGCGCGGAGAGTTCCTCCCGTTCTTTTTTCAGCGCCGCGACGCGGTCGAGCGCTGTATTGCGATCTGCCTCGAGCGACGCGAGGATTGCGCGATTGACGCGCGTATTTCTGATTTCTGCGAGGGATTGTCCTGCTTTGACCGGGCTGCCGGCCTTGAGGGGTTCTTCCGCGATCGTGCCGTCGATCGGGGCATTCACGACAGCAAACCGCGCATTGACCGTGCCATCTAGGCTGGTAAAGCCAGTGATCGTCGGCAATGACACGACAGTCACGAGTGTCAGCAGCAGCAGGCCGACAATAATGCGCGTGATGCGATGGTTCCAGATCATGTTGGCATCCGAGATGATCGCTTCTGCAGCCATCCGCCGCTATCGAACCGGCACAAACGGATGCAACTCATTCTTGCATAAATTAGCGTATCGAAAATTAGTAGACAAGAGAGGACCACAACGCTGCGACAGAAACAGTTCGGCTGTGGAGGAAACGCCGCCGGGGGAGGCTTGGCACCCGCATCGATGCGGGGCTGGGGCATGGTCAAGCCATCTGCGGCGTGACGACTGACGTGACAGGGTGCTGGAAATCACTGCGCCGCGCCTGATAGCGCTACCGTCTCATCCGGACAGAAACATAATTCCCCGCGATCTTATTTCTAATGGGCATCGCATGAAACTCGATTCATGCGATGCCCATCAGTTCTTTGTTTTGCGTGTTGTTATCCCGGAACCGCCGCACGTCCGGCCGACGGGCATTAATGCGGTCGAAGCTTTTTGGTCGCGATCAGCATGACGAGATCTTCGGAGGCGTCTGCGAGCTCCAATGCCAATTCCGCAGCCGACCATCCCCGTTTCTGCAAACCGACGAGCATTTCCACCATCGCGACTTCGACCTCTCGTCTGCAGTTCGAAATCGGCTTCAATTCGATATGTTTCTCATCACATGCAGTGGTCATCTCAGCCTCCGTTCTGCCACAGCAAAGGGCAGCGTCGCAAAAATTCGCCAGTGGGTGGATATGGTAAGGGTTGCGTGCAAGCCTCGGCCTATTACGCATCGACACAGGCGGCCTCGGCCTGCGCGCAACCCTTCGCGCCCTTATTTGCCGATGTCCGGCCTCAGGAGCGTCTCGCATGAAGGTGAGCAGGGGAAGCCCGCACGACCGGCGACAGGAATTTGTCCTGGCGCCTGTGGGTTGTGCGGAGAAGAATTCCTGCCGTAAGCCGATGCTCGCGCAAAGCGCGCAGGAATATTGCCCCGATAGGTCACGACCTATCCTCCTCTGCTTGCATATTTTGTTCTGATTTATGTCGTTTCACGTTGAAAGTGCTTTGCACCGGCAAGTGACTGTCTGGGCTTTCCGACCGTCCTTCGGAATTAACCATTGCTTATTTAGATACAGGAACAGGACGCAATTGTCGTTATCGCCGCATCCCGAAAATTATCGGTCCGTCCATTTCTGCTCGCAGGAGAATATGATAATCAGCTTATACACGTAGAGCTTCAGTCGATTCGGCCGATCGGATGGGTTCCGCCGACGCTACAGCCGGCAAAACGATTGCTTGCTTCAGTTTCAACAGCCCGGATCGGCTTATGCGCTGGAGGAATTGCATGGTTACGGAGTCTGGAGACGACCCCGCTGCTGGACGGGAATGGCCGGCCCATTTGGAGCGGCGGCGCTGGCCGCGCGAACCGTCTCCGCAGAAAGAACATCGGGCGGACGTTCCGCCGCCACTGGTGCCCTTGCGATTTTCAACGCGGGATCTGCCGCCGAAAGAACAGTTCCAGTCCTGGCGATCGCACATGGCGCCGCTTATCGATGTTCATCTGCCGGACGGAAAATCAGAGGACGACGGCTTTCTTGCGGAACAGACCGGCTGGCAGCTCGGCGATCTCCTCATCGTCCAGCAGCGCGCACAGGCATGCAGCTATATTCGCGATCAGGCCATGCTGCGATCGAGCCCAATCGATCACTGGAACGTCGGCGTGCTTCGCAGCGGCCGGGCCTGGACCGAAGCCAATCGCCATGTCACGGAGACCGGCCCGGGTGAGATATTTTTCAGGTCTCTTGGTTATCCCTACCGCGGACGGATGACCGATTCAGCCGCCGTGCTCGTCTTCCTGCCCTATGAGTTGTTGACCCGTGACGCGCCTCTTCTGCAGAACGCCCACAACATCGCTCTCTCCGGTAGCCTGGCCGAGTTGCTCGTCAGCTATATCGATGGCCTGGAAGCGAACCTCAGCAATTTGACGGTGGAGGAGATGCCGCGGATCGTCCGGACGATCGGCGATATGGTCATTGCATGCGCTGCCTCGTCCGCCAGTTTGGATCGCGGGCAGGAGCAGACCAATATGGGGCTGATGGAGCGGGCGCATCGCTATATTCACCTCAATCTTCATTCAGACAGCTTGACGCCCGACGTCATGTGCCGGGCGCTTGGTATTTCGCGCACGCGGCTCTACCAATTGTTCGAAACGAGCGGGGGCGTCTTCAACTACATTCGCAAACGTCGATTGCTCCAAGCCTATGCGGATCTTACCAACCCGACCGACAACAGGCCGATCTCGGAAATTGCCGAGGCCGCCGGCTTCGACGTTGCCGCCAATTTCACGCGCGCCTTCAGCCATGAATTCGGGCTCAGCCCGCGTGAAGTCCGAAAGACAGGAGCAACGGAGCGCCCGGCTATCTCCGCACCACGTTCCATGCAACGGTTTGGGGCAACGATCGGCGATTGGCTGACACCCGCAGGTTGATGCGGTATATGTCGAAGCTTTCCCGAACAACCACGCAAATGTCACCCGCCCTTTGGCGGTCAAACCTTTCGATTTAGGTGACGACATTCGGAAGCGCTTCACCTTGAAGCGCCCGTCGCGCTCTTTCGACGGCCTGCTCTTGCAAAGCATCCAGCGACATGTTGGATCGCCAGGCTACGTGCGGCGTGAAGACAGCGTTTGGTGCTTGACGAAGCGGATGATCGGCGCGGAGTGGTTCCTGAGCAAATGTATCGAGACCCGCACCGGCAATCGAGCCTGCGATGAGAGCGGCAGCCAATGCATCCTCGTCGATCAAACCGCCGCGCGAAACATTTACAATGACAGCGTTTCGGCGCGTGCGCCCGAGCACCTCGGCGGAGATCATGTGATGGGTCTCGGCGCTCAGCGGTAAATGCAGCGTCACAACGTCCGATTCTTCCAAGACCTGCTTCAAAGTCGCGGACGGCACCTCGGAGAAAGACGCGATCGGATCGAAAGCATGCACCTTCGCTCCTATCGCTGACCACCATCGGGCTACCAGCTGTCCGATGCGGCCCATCCCGACCACGCCGACCTCCAAGTGCGAAAGTTTCGGGGCATCCAGACCAATAACCCCGGCCCATTCCCCGGATTGAATGGCGAACTGCCCTTGTGGGATCCGTCGCGCCAAGCTCAAACCCATCGCAAGCGCGTGCGAAGCGACCTCTTCGGAGGCCGTATCCGGCACGATCGTGACGGGCACGCCGATCTGTTTTGCTGCTGCGACATCGATGTTGTCGTAGCCGACGCCATAACGGACGACGGCCCTGCAGCGTC is drawn from Rhizobium sp. N324 and contains these coding sequences:
- a CDS encoding TetR/AcrR family transcriptional regulator — translated: MTKSTANTPAPAVNEVRDRILETASELFYRRGVRAVGVDLVVERSGVAKTSLYRHFGTKDDLIAAFLKREDMDFWSTWDRVTEQHSDDAGAELDAHFEWIGERVGRDNYRGCPQINTAAEFPEAGHPARKVAEAHMREMRRRLTAIAGRLAVAAPDRLGGQLAVLINGAFVSMQVFEPGEATGLLRDAAHALIAASRN
- a CDS encoding FitA-like ribbon-helix-helix domain-containing protein → MPAVTIRNLSDETHRALRVRAAHHGRSTEAEIRDIIEAAVRPSERVKLGSLLATIGRDAELSNSDVEALQQNRDKGPAEPMTFE
- a CDS encoding type II toxin-antitoxin system VapC family toxin translates to MILLDTNVISEPWKPVPEGAVVAWLDAQTLETLFLSAITIAELRFGIAAMPSGKRQTILRDRLEDEVLPHFAKRILPFDFAASQFYSELMARARVAGKAISKADGYIAATAAANGFAVATRDTSPFEAAGLKVINPWTP
- a CDS encoding glycosyltransferase, which codes for MVQYLVALIPTFAVLAFFFLGPFNWSRRHTWTRAVTCAFVAAVALRYMYWRLTETVLPYPDGGPSFYWVWMLFAVEVLACVEVILFLVLMSRYVDRSAEADRLARVFFARDQRELPTVDVFIPTYNEPLDVLERTIIGARSLDYPADKLNVYVLDDQRRDWLKAYCEEKNVIHVTRGDNSHAKAGNMNNGLKVSSGEFIAIFDADFVPYRHFLRRTLPFFCDDSIGIVQTPQHFFNVDPVQSNLGLENIWPDEQRLFFDEIAPSRDAWDVSFCCGSCSIARRKAVDAIGGFPTESITEDLLTTLSMLNKGYKTRYLNERLSMGLAAENLTGYFVQRERWCQGGIQTLYLYNGPLRGPGLTLFQRIMFLPASWLVQYLVRFTILLVPIVYLWFGLLPLYFTDIADYVAHQVPLLAAYFMLMLWITPTRYLPVISSAVGTFATFRMLPTVVSSLVRPFGKPFRVTPKGSSNEANQFDRYSFTWIASMITVTVIGLLVNVVPETSHVQGQFSPVAAWWSGINIVVLLIASLICFEKPRRLFHAFKLDEPATVDDVPGQIVSLALDKAVVAVPNMARFQSKSVMLKLPGFAPFKTELGQVTQRRRSVSRSGDKQAYYLHLYFELSGAARDNMIVKLYTGQYSRDIRDIDKVAVSLNLLLRSFGRTRTL
- a CDS encoding HlyD family secretion protein, whose product is MIWNHRITRIIVGLLLLTLVTVVSLPTITGFTSLDGTVNARFAVVNAPIDGTIAEEPLKAGSPVKAGQSLAEIRNTRVNRAILASLEADRNTALDRVAALKKEREELSALREELSARLEVYKQTTIANLEREVEILRKKVEVSQAQDLVAQVDLSRRMQLESKGILTQKLVEAARAAGAATGGEVEISNLTVDQLQQRLNAVRQGIFVFGDGQNDVPYSRQREDEVIVRINDLNSRIAENETRAAEVQKQLVKEADRVSSLESATARAPFDGVVWTRSIVNGSNVVLNDELMRLLDCRELFVDILVPEVNYDEIYPGLVAQVRLFGRSDVFKGTVISVRGSSASIETDSFAASLPPSTQRNARIRVRLDPSFMNDDFANSCQVGRTVQVRFSKHGINLSNWVKNLWFSIL
- a CDS encoding helix-turn-helix transcriptional regulator, whose product is MVTESGDDPAAGREWPAHLERRRWPREPSPQKEHRADVPPPLVPLRFSTRDLPPKEQFQSWRSHMAPLIDVHLPDGKSEDDGFLAEQTGWQLGDLLIVQQRAQACSYIRDQAMLRSSPIDHWNVGVLRSGRAWTEANRHVTETGPGEIFFRSLGYPYRGRMTDSAAVLVFLPYELLTRDAPLLQNAHNIALSGSLAELLVSYIDGLEANLSNLTVEEMPRIVRTIGDMVIACAASSASLDRGQEQTNMGLMERAHRYIHLNLHSDSLTPDVMCRALGISRTRLYQLFETSGGVFNYIRKRRLLQAYADLTNPTDNRPISEIAEAAGFDVAANFTRAFSHEFGLSPREVRKTGATERPAISAPRSMQRFGATIGDWLTPAG
- a CDS encoding C-terminal binding protein encodes the protein MTSSTEPGIILVAPHRFPNLNRERALAETFGMDLVVATDQASFSSRMADAEVVMVTPYAKMTAAEFGLLRRCRAVVRYGVGYDNIDVAAAKQIGVPVTIVPDTASEEVASHALAMGLSLARRIPQGQFAIQSGEWAGVIGLDAPKLSHLEVGVVGMGRIGQLVARWWSAIGAKVHAFDPIASFSEVPSATLKQVLEESDVVTLHLPLSAETHHMISAEVLGRTRRNAVIVNVSRGGLIDEDALAAALIAGSIAGAGLDTFAQEPLRADHPLRQAPNAVFTPHVAWRSNMSLDALQEQAVERARRALQGEALPNVVT